The Streptomyces aurantiacus genome includes a region encoding these proteins:
- a CDS encoding bifunctional glycosyltransferase/CDP-glycerol:glycerophosphate glycerophosphotransferase, with the protein MPRFSIIVTVQDVAGRLPTALDAVLAQSFTDFELIAACGTPGSPAGTVAAEYAGRDPRVVLVTGSRDAGLRAAAGTYLLFLEAGDALTPGALAVTDARLREAREAGGEADVLRLGHERVPWWEGEPEPELFEDADPTDVRLPVWATAYRRAFLREHGLAFPEGRRTDLGWAGLVALAAGRTEVLDTVCVRRTERRRSGGTPPRLQAELLDQVELVLDRAAAQGLPEDRLRALFGQLFAEVLDCAAGNPRDRAFFRRTGRLHRRHRPAGHRTPGVRNRLLRRGASTAFRTLVALGGQTARARAYAARTTSRWRRALTYAWHLRRPLDENLAVFAAYWGRGYACNPAAVHRTARELAPHIRSVFLVKERELPHMPEDVESVVIGSRRYWQVMARAKYTFNNVNFETAVRKRPGTVHVQTHHGTPLKRMGVDQIEYRAVAAATGSFGRLMQRVDRWDHSLSSNAHSTEVWSGAYPSAFTHLEYGYPRNDRFYTAEPGEVAAIRERLGIPADRVALLYAPTYRDYPRDISAQFDLARFCAELGEEFVVLLRAHYFLDGNADLRQAVADGRLIDVTSLRETEDVCLASDALITDYSSIMFDYANLDRPIVTYADDWDVYRDTRGVYFDLLAEPPGHVARTQDELLRVLTSGEWADERSAGLRARFRERFCAFDDGRAAERVVRRVLLGQPEEELPPLIPLRERLPVPAAAVSRPRTPAH; encoded by the coding sequence ATGCCCCGCTTCAGCATCATCGTCACCGTCCAGGACGTCGCGGGGCGGCTCCCCACGGCTCTCGACGCGGTCCTCGCCCAGTCCTTCACCGACTTCGAGCTGATCGCGGCCTGCGGGACCCCCGGTTCCCCGGCGGGCACGGTCGCCGCCGAGTACGCCGGGCGGGACCCCCGGGTCGTCCTCGTCACCGGTTCACGCGACGCGGGGCTGCGGGCGGCCGCGGGAACGTACCTGCTGTTTCTGGAGGCGGGGGACGCGCTGACGCCGGGGGCGCTCGCCGTGACGGACGCGCGGCTGCGGGAGGCCCGCGAGGCCGGGGGCGAGGCCGACGTACTGCGCCTCGGCCACGAACGCGTCCCGTGGTGGGAGGGCGAGCCCGAGCCGGAGCTGTTCGAGGACGCGGACCCCACCGACGTACGGCTGCCGGTGTGGGCCACGGCCTACCGCCGCGCCTTCCTCCGCGAGCACGGGCTCGCCTTCCCCGAGGGACGCCGAACGGACCTCGGCTGGGCCGGGCTGGTGGCGCTCGCGGCCGGGCGGACCGAGGTGCTGGACACGGTCTGCGTACGGCGTACCGAGCGCAGGCGGAGCGGTGGTACGCCGCCCCGCCTGCAGGCGGAGCTCCTCGACCAGGTCGAGCTGGTCCTGGACCGGGCCGCCGCACAGGGACTCCCCGAGGACCGGCTGCGCGCCCTCTTCGGGCAGCTCTTCGCCGAGGTCCTCGACTGCGCGGCCGGCAACCCCCGCGACAGGGCCTTCTTCCGCCGTACGGGCAGGCTCCACCGGCGCCACCGCCCGGCGGGTCACCGCACCCCGGGTGTGCGGAACCGGTTGCTCCGGCGCGGTGCGTCCACGGCGTTCCGCACGCTCGTGGCTCTCGGCGGACAGACGGCGCGGGCGCGGGCGTACGCGGCCCGCACCACGTCGCGGTGGCGCCGGGCCCTCACCTACGCGTGGCACCTGCGCAGGCCGCTGGACGAGAACCTCGCCGTCTTCGCCGCCTACTGGGGCCGCGGCTACGCCTGCAACCCGGCGGCCGTCCACCGCACGGCACGTGAACTCGCCCCGCACATCCGGTCGGTGTTCCTGGTGAAGGAGAGGGAACTGCCGCACATGCCCGAGGACGTGGAGAGCGTGGTGATCGGCAGCAGGCGGTACTGGCAGGTGATGGCCCGGGCGAAGTACACGTTCAACAACGTCAACTTCGAGACGGCCGTGCGCAAGCGGCCCGGCACCGTGCACGTCCAGACGCATCACGGGACGCCGCTGAAGCGGATGGGCGTCGACCAGATCGAGTACCGGGCCGTCGCGGCGGCCACGGGGAGCTTCGGCCGGCTGATGCAGCGCGTGGACCGCTGGGACCACTCCCTGTCCTCCAACGCGCACTCCACGGAGGTCTGGTCGGGTGCCTACCCCAGCGCCTTCACGCACCTGGAGTACGGCTATCCGCGCAACGACCGCTTCTACACGGCGGAACCCGGTGAGGTCGCCGCGATCCGCGAGCGGCTCGGCATCCCCGCGGACCGGGTGGCGCTGCTGTACGCGCCGACCTACCGGGACTATCCGCGTGACATCTCCGCGCAGTTCGACCTGGCGCGGTTCTGCGCGGAGCTCGGGGAGGAGTTCGTGGTGCTGTTGCGGGCGCACTACTTCCTCGACGGCAACGCCGATCTGCGACAGGCCGTGGCGGACGGGCGGTTGATCGACGTGACGTCGCTGCGGGAGACCGAGGACGTCTGTCTGGCCTCGGACGCGCTGATCACGGACTACTCGTCCATCATGTTCGACTACGCCAACCTCGACCGGCCGATCGTCACGTACGCCGACGACTGGGACGTCTACCGGGACACCCGGGGCGTCTACTTCGACCTGCTCGCCGAGCCTCCGGGCCATGTCGCCCGTACCCAGGACGAGTTGCTCCGGGTCCTCACGTCGGGAGAGTGGGCGGACGAGCGGTCCGCCGGGCTGCGGGCCCGCTTCCGTGAGCGGTTCTGCGCGTTCGACGACGGGCGGGCCGCCGAACGGGTCGTACGGCGGGTGCTGCTCGGGCAGCCCGAGGAGGAGCTGCCGCCGCTGATCCCGCTGCGGGAGCGCCTGCCCGTGCCGGCCGCGGCCGTGTCGCGCCCCCGTACGCCGGCGCACTGA
- a CDS encoding class I SAM-dependent methyltransferase — protein MTSSTTELPRPKALSEVKGWFRAVDQQLFDWFLSGQLDRAQQGDLLELGAYMGKSAIFMASYRRDEDAFTVCDLFDSEAQDAANLKEMNKSYSTLTRRAFEANFSAFHERLPEVVQAPTSVVADRVADNSCRFAHIDASHLYEHVHGDIEAVRDILLPDGVVVLDDYRAEHCPGVACATWGAVATLGLHPICVTGTKFYGTWGDPEPLRDALLEWLAARDDMWHEVQQVAGHGMIRIDGRKATEPKHPVSRYAAEEPPASAASARPAVPVQRAASSRPAPARPAARPRRARKLAKDLLPPIVTRALVRRRRKD, from the coding sequence ATGACTTCCAGCACCACCGAACTGCCCCGTCCCAAGGCCCTGTCGGAGGTCAAGGGCTGGTTCCGTGCCGTCGACCAGCAGTTGTTCGACTGGTTTCTCTCCGGGCAGCTGGACCGCGCGCAGCAGGGCGACCTGCTCGAACTCGGCGCGTACATGGGCAAGAGCGCGATCTTCATGGCCTCGTACCGGCGCGACGAGGACGCCTTCACGGTGTGCGACCTCTTCGACTCGGAGGCTCAGGACGCGGCCAACCTGAAGGAGATGAACAAGTCGTACTCGACGCTCACCCGGCGTGCCTTCGAGGCCAACTTCTCGGCGTTCCACGAGAGGCTGCCCGAGGTCGTCCAGGCTCCGACGTCGGTGGTCGCCGACCGGGTCGCGGACAACAGCTGCCGTTTCGCGCACATCGACGCCTCGCACCTGTACGAGCACGTGCACGGGGACATCGAGGCCGTGCGGGACATCCTCCTGCCCGACGGCGTGGTCGTGCTGGACGACTACCGCGCCGAGCACTGCCCGGGTGTCGCCTGCGCCACCTGGGGGGCGGTGGCCACGCTCGGCCTGCACCCCATATGCGTGACCGGCACGAAGTTCTACGGCACCTGGGGCGATCCGGAGCCGCTGCGCGACGCGCTGCTGGAGTGGCTGGCGGCCCGTGACGACATGTGGCACGAGGTGCAGCAGGTCGCGGGGCACGGAATGATCCGCATCGACGGCAGGAAGGCGACCGAGCCGAAGCATCCGGTCTCCCGGTACGCGGCCGAGGAACCGCCCGCGTCCGCCGCGTCCGCCCGGCCGGCCGTGCCGGTCCAGCGTGCGGCGTCGTCCCGGCCCGCTCCCGCCCGTCCCGCCGCCCGCCCCCGCCGTGCCCGCAAGCTCGCCAAGGACCTGCTCCCGCCGATCGTCACGAGGGCGCTGGTGAGGCGCCGCCGCAAGGACTGA
- a CDS encoding bifunctional glycosyltransferase/CDP-glycerol:glycerophosphate glycerophosphotransferase translates to MPRFSVIVPAYQVQAYLHECMASVLEQSFTDLELIAVDDCSPDACGAIIDEFAARDARVRAVHLKENVGLGRARNAGMRYATGDYLIFLDGDDSLTPHALREIADRVKETGDPDVLVYDYARTFWSGETVRNVRAGQLTEEGPAPFRLDDRPGLLNVLMVVWNKAYRREFVERERFAFPPGYYEDTPWTFPVLMAAETIATLDRVCVHYRQRRQGSILGTTSSRHFDIFDQYDRVFAHLDAHPELAQWRPVLFRRMVDHLSAVFLKRDRLPRGTRAAFLRKARAHHRRYRVGDAGLPSGNRLRHALVRLGSHRAFRALWTATRLKRRVARLTGALARGVRTAALRLHYGVQRRLPVRTDHAVFAGYGGRGHGCNPGALEAAFRTLAPGMRTAWIADPEFHHTIPTGTRRLTPGSAAYWTALARSRYLVDNVGFDRRLVKRPGQVMIQTQHGTPLKHMGLDLQDRPAAARGTDFAEVLRGADQWDYCLSANRHSTLVWERVFPSGYTTLEYGQPRNDVFQKATPTDVARLRESLGIPEGSVAVLYAPTHRDYLRTQRAALDLERVLRRLGPRFVLLTRAHPAYRAPLARGGGRLIDVSDHPSVESLCLASDALVTDYSSLMFDYANLDRPIVIHADDWEAYEAARGTYFDLRAFPPGAVARSEDELIDIFATGHWRGSRSAQLRAAFRERFCPYDDGRAAERVVRHVVLGETAGLPAVVPLEERRPVPSAADRNTLSPLTTVPTSGVSVPVVDRP, encoded by the coding sequence TTGCCCCGGTTCAGTGTCATTGTCCCCGCGTACCAGGTGCAGGCGTATCTGCACGAGTGCATGGCGTCGGTCCTCGAACAGTCCTTCACCGATCTCGAGTTGATCGCTGTCGACGACTGCTCACCGGATGCCTGCGGTGCGATCATCGACGAGTTCGCGGCCCGCGACGCGCGCGTGCGGGCCGTCCACCTCAAGGAGAACGTGGGTCTCGGCCGGGCCCGCAACGCAGGCATGCGGTACGCGACCGGCGACTATCTGATCTTCCTGGACGGCGACGACAGCCTCACCCCGCACGCGCTGCGGGAGATCGCCGACCGCGTCAAGGAGACCGGTGATCCGGACGTCCTGGTCTACGACTACGCGCGCACCTTCTGGTCGGGCGAGACGGTCCGCAACGTCCGGGCGGGCCAGCTCACCGAGGAGGGCCCGGCGCCGTTCCGTCTCGACGACAGGCCGGGACTGCTGAACGTCCTCATGGTCGTGTGGAACAAGGCGTACCGCCGGGAGTTCGTCGAGCGGGAGCGGTTCGCGTTCCCGCCCGGCTACTACGAGGACACTCCCTGGACGTTCCCGGTCCTGATGGCCGCCGAGACCATCGCGACGCTCGACCGCGTCTGTGTCCACTACCGGCAGCGGCGTCAGGGGAGCATTTTGGGCACGACCAGCAGCAGGCACTTCGACATCTTCGACCAGTACGACCGGGTCTTCGCCCATCTCGACGCGCACCCCGAACTGGCCCAGTGGCGTCCTGTCCTGTTCCGTCGCATGGTCGACCACCTGTCGGCCGTCTTCCTCAAGCGCGACCGGCTGCCGCGCGGCACCCGTGCCGCGTTCCTGCGCAAGGCCCGTGCGCACCACCGCCGTTACCGCGTGGGTGACGCGGGCCTCCCGTCCGGCAACCGGCTGCGGCACGCGCTGGTACGCCTCGGCAGTCATCGCGCGTTCCGCGCGCTGTGGACGGCGACGCGGCTCAAGCGGCGGGTCGCGCGGCTCACCGGGGCGCTGGCCCGCGGTGTCCGGACGGCCGCGCTCCGGCTGCACTACGGCGTCCAGCGCCGACTGCCCGTGCGGACCGACCACGCCGTGTTCGCCGGCTACGGGGGGCGGGGTCACGGCTGCAACCCGGGGGCGCTGGAGGCCGCGTTCCGTACGCTCGCGCCGGGGATGCGCACCGCGTGGATCGCGGACCCCGAGTTCCACCACACGATCCCGACGGGCACGCGCAGGCTGACGCCGGGCTCCGCCGCGTACTGGACGGCGCTCGCCCGGTCCAGGTACCTCGTCGACAACGTCGGCTTCGACCGCCGGCTGGTGAAGCGGCCCGGCCAGGTCATGATCCAGACGCAGCACGGCACGCCGCTCAAGCACATGGGCCTGGACCTCCAGGACCGCCCGGCGGCGGCGCGCGGCACGGACTTCGCCGAGGTGCTGCGCGGCGCCGACCAGTGGGACTACTGCCTGTCGGCCAACCGCCACTCCACGCTCGTCTGGGAGCGCGTCTTCCCGTCCGGCTACACGACGCTGGAGTACGGCCAGCCGCGCAACGACGTGTTCCAGAAGGCGACGCCGACGGACGTGGCCCGGCTGCGTGAGTCCCTCGGCATCCCCGAGGGCTCGGTGGCGGTCCTGTACGCGCCGACGCACCGCGACTACCTCCGCACCCAGCGCGCGGCGCTCGACCTGGAGCGGGTGCTGCGCCGGCTCGGCCCGCGCTTCGTCCTGCTGACCCGCGCCCACCCCGCGTACCGGGCCCCGCTGGCCCGCGGCGGCGGCCGGCTGATCGACGTGTCGGACCATCCGAGCGTCGAGTCGCTGTGCCTCGCCTCGGACGCACTGGTCACCGACTACTCGTCGCTGATGTTCGACTACGCCAATCTCGACCGGCCCATCGTGATCCACGCGGACGACTGGGAGGCGTACGAGGCGGCCCGGGGCACCTACTTCGATCTGCGCGCCTTCCCGCCCGGCGCGGTCGCGCGCAGCGAGGACGAGCTGATCGACATCTTCGCGACGGGCCACTGGCGCGGTTCGCGCTCCGCGCAGCTGCGAGCGGCGTTCCGGGAGCGCTTCTGCCCCTACGACGACGGGCGGGCCGCGGAGCGCGTCGTACGCCATGTCGTGCTCGGTGAGACGGCCGGACTGCCCGCGGTGGTGCCGCTGGAGGAGCGTCGTCCGGTGCCGTCGGCCGCGGACCGGAACACGCTCTCACCTCTCACCACCGTCCCGACATCCGGCGTTTCCGTTCCCGTCGTTGACAGACCCTGA
- a CDS encoding carbohydrate ABC transporter permease: MRVFLILVALLWVTPTVGLLASSFRDPTDIAASGWWDVFSKPSQLTTESYSTLLGKEEITDSLLNTIWITVPATTLVIVIGAMAGYAFAWMDFKGRDWWFLAVVALLVVPVQVALIPLSDLFGDIGIFGSIVGVILFHVGFGLPFAIFLLRNFFAEIPRELLEAARLDGAGETRLFMTVILPLGGPAIASLGIFQFLWVWNDMLVALVFSDSGSRPLTVALTEQTRQFSGNIETLAPGAFISMVIPLAVFFAFQRQFVSGVMAGSVK; this comes from the coding sequence ATGCGGGTCTTCCTCATCCTGGTCGCGCTGCTCTGGGTCACACCGACGGTCGGACTGCTCGCCTCGTCGTTCCGTGACCCGACCGACATCGCCGCCTCCGGCTGGTGGGACGTCTTCAGCAAGCCGTCCCAGCTCACCACCGAGAGCTACTCGACGCTGCTCGGCAAGGAGGAGATCACCGACTCCCTGCTCAACACGATCTGGATCACTGTGCCGGCCACCACCCTGGTCATCGTGATCGGGGCCATGGCCGGATACGCCTTCGCCTGGATGGACTTCAAGGGCCGCGACTGGTGGTTCCTGGCCGTGGTGGCGCTGCTGGTGGTTCCGGTGCAGGTCGCCCTGATCCCGCTGTCCGATCTCTTCGGCGACATCGGGATCTTCGGCAGCATCGTCGGCGTCATCCTCTTCCACGTGGGCTTCGGCCTGCCGTTCGCGATCTTCCTGCTGCGCAACTTCTTCGCGGAGATCCCCCGTGAACTCCTGGAGGCGGCACGGCTCGACGGCGCGGGCGAGACCCGTCTGTTCATGACCGTGATCCTGCCGCTCGGCGGGCCGGCGATCGCCTCGCTGGGCATCTTCCAGTTCCTGTGGGTGTGGAACGACATGCTGGTGGCGCTGGTCTTCTCGGACTCCGGATCACGGCCGCTGACGGTCGCGCTGACCGAGCAGACCCGGCAGTTCTCCGGCAACATCGAGACGCTCGCACCCGGTGCGTTCATCTCGATGGTGATCCCACTGGCCGTGTTCTTCGCGTTCCAGCGGCAGTTCGTGTCCGGCGTGATGGCGGGGTCCGTGAAGTGA
- a CDS encoding carbohydrate ABC transporter permease translates to MSSQVATAGGAAGPVPPAGKRKSVIGTRWWVAGLFLLPAVVLLGALVVYPIGYSVWRSLYDADGSGFVGLGNYGDIFSDDATFTAVKNTAIWVAVAPALVTGLGLIFAVLTERVRWSTAFKLVIFMPMAISMLAAGIIFRLVYEADPDQGVANAVVVGVHDTFAESSVYPKARPSTESGLKASGEGSFTSTGTVSAGSPALIPLVGIAPNKVPGDPGDAQAAEASGDGVSGTVWLDFKLGGGGEKGAVDAGEKALPGIKVEAVKDGKVVASAKAGDDGTFTLPASADGARLRLPSSNFAAAYNGVDWLGPSLVTPAIIGAYAWMWAGFAMVLIAAGLAGVDRNLLEAARVDGANEWQVFRRVTVPLLAPVLVVVLITLMINVMKIFDLIYIIAPQPTQDEANVLALQLYNASFGGGGDLGLGSAIGVVLLLLVLPVMIVNIRRLRRERRR, encoded by the coding sequence ATGTCGTCGCAGGTGGCGACGGCGGGGGGCGCGGCAGGTCCGGTGCCCCCCGCCGGCAAACGCAAGAGCGTGATCGGTACGCGGTGGTGGGTGGCGGGGCTGTTCCTGCTGCCCGCGGTCGTGCTGCTCGGCGCGCTCGTGGTCTACCCGATCGGGTACTCGGTCTGGCGCAGTCTGTACGACGCCGACGGCTCGGGCTTCGTGGGTCTCGGCAACTACGGTGACATCTTCTCGGACGACGCCACGTTCACCGCGGTCAAGAACACCGCGATCTGGGTCGCGGTGGCGCCCGCCCTGGTCACCGGGCTCGGCCTGATCTTCGCCGTGCTGACCGAACGGGTGCGCTGGTCGACGGCGTTCAAGCTCGTCATCTTCATGCCGATGGCGATCTCCATGCTCGCCGCGGGCATCATCTTCCGGCTCGTGTACGAGGCGGACCCCGACCAGGGCGTGGCGAACGCCGTGGTGGTGGGCGTGCACGACACCTTCGCCGAGTCGTCCGTGTATCCGAAGGCGCGCCCGTCCACCGAGAGCGGTCTCAAGGCGTCCGGCGAGGGCTCGTTCACCTCGACGGGCACGGTGAGCGCGGGCTCCCCGGCCCTGATCCCGCTGGTCGGCATCGCCCCGAACAAGGTGCCGGGCGACCCCGGGGACGCCCAGGCCGCCGAGGCCTCGGGCGACGGGGTGTCCGGCACGGTCTGGCTGGACTTCAAGCTGGGCGGCGGGGGCGAGAAGGGCGCCGTCGACGCGGGCGAGAAGGCCCTTCCCGGGATCAAGGTCGAGGCGGTCAAGGACGGCAAGGTCGTGGCCTCGGCGAAGGCGGGCGACGACGGTACGTTCACGCTGCCGGCGTCGGCGGACGGTGCCCGGCTCCGGTTGCCCTCCTCGAACTTCGCGGCGGCCTACAACGGCGTCGACTGGCTCGGCCCGTCCCTGGTCACTCCGGCCATCATCGGCGCGTACGCCTGGATGTGGGCCGGTTTCGCGATGGTGCTCATCGCGGCGGGCCTCGCCGGGGTGGACCGCAACCTGCTGGAGGCGGCCCGGGTCGACGGGGCCAACGAGTGGCAGGTGTTCCGCAGGGTCACGGTTCCCCTGCTCGCTCCGGTCCTCGTGGTCGTGCTGATCACGCTGATGATCAACGTGATGAAGATCTTCGACCTGATCTACATCATCGCCCCGCAGCCCACCCAGGACGAGGCCAACGTCCTTGCGCTGCAGCTCTACAACGCGTCCTTCGGCGGTGGCGGCGACCTGGGCCTCGGCAGCGCGATCGGCGTCGTACTGCTGCTGCTCGTCCTGCCCGTGATGATCGTCAACATCCGCCGACTGCGAAGGGAGCGCCGACGGTGA
- a CDS encoding ABC transporter substrate-binding protein: MRSSTLRINRPYRKSATAKAAAAVVAGAMALTLTACGGDDDKGDEGGGGSETGAAASVELPKLDGQKLEVAAVWTGPEQENFTKVLDEFEKRTGAEVSFVPTGNNTSTFLGTKIQGGKPPNVAFLPQVGVLQQFADKGWVKPLGTEAQAQLDKNFSTGWKDLGAVGGKQYGVYAKAANKSLVWYNTAAFEAAGITAEPKTWDEFVQTAQTLSDAGSPAVSIGGQDGWTLTDWFENIYLSQAGPEKYDQLAKHEIKWTDPSVKEALTTLAQLWGKDDLIAGGKAGALRTEFPKSVTNTFSGDTPAAMVYEGDFVAANINADTKAKIGTDAKVFPFPAVGDESPVVSGGDVAVALKDDKGSQALLTFLASTDAAEIWAAQGGFISPNKEMNAERYKDDVTRDIAKALLAAGDDFRFDMSDQAPAAFGGTQGAGEWKALQDFLKTPSDVEGAQQALEAAAAKAYKS; the protein is encoded by the coding sequence ATGCGCAGCAGCACACTCCGTATCAACAGGCCTTACAGGAAGAGCGCAACCGCGAAGGCCGCGGCCGCCGTCGTCGCGGGGGCGATGGCGCTCACGCTCACGGCGTGCGGCGGTGACGACGACAAGGGCGACGAGGGAGGCGGGGGAAGCGAGACCGGCGCCGCCGCCAGTGTCGAGCTCCCCAAGCTCGACGGCCAGAAGCTGGAGGTCGCGGCCGTCTGGACCGGACCCGAGCAGGAGAACTTCACCAAGGTCCTGGACGAGTTCGAGAAGCGGACGGGCGCGGAGGTCAGCTTCGTACCGACCGGCAACAACACCTCCACCTTCCTGGGCACGAAGATCCAGGGCGGCAAGCCGCCGAACGTGGCGTTCCTGCCGCAGGTCGGCGTCCTCCAGCAGTTCGCCGACAAGGGCTGGGTCAAGCCCCTGGGCACCGAGGCACAGGCGCAGCTCGACAAGAACTTCTCCACGGGCTGGAAGGACCTGGGCGCCGTCGGGGGCAAGCAGTACGGCGTCTACGCGAAGGCCGCCAACAAGTCGCTGGTCTGGTACAACACGGCGGCGTTCGAGGCGGCGGGCATCACGGCCGAGCCCAAGACGTGGGACGAGTTCGTGCAGACCGCGCAGACCCTGTCGGACGCGGGTTCGCCCGCGGTCTCCATCGGCGGGCAGGACGGCTGGACCCTCACCGACTGGTTCGAGAACATCTACCTCTCGCAGGCGGGCCCGGAGAAGTACGACCAGCTGGCCAAGCACGAGATCAAGTGGACCGACCCCTCCGTGAAGGAGGCCCTGACCACGCTGGCGCAGCTGTGGGGCAAGGACGACCTGATCGCGGGCGGCAAGGCCGGCGCCCTGCGCACCGAGTTCCCCAAGTCGGTGACGAACACCTTCTCCGGTGACACCCCGGCCGCGATGGTCTACGAGGGCGACTTCGTCGCGGCGAACATCAACGCCGACACGAAGGCGAAGATCGGCACGGACGCCAAGGTCTTCCCGTTCCCGGCGGTCGGCGACGAGTCGCCGGTGGTCAGCGGTGGCGACGTGGCGGTGGCGCTGAAGGACGACAAGGGCTCGCAGGCCCTGCTGACGTTCCTGGCGTCGACCGACGCGGCCGAGATCTGGGCGGCGCAGGGCGGCTTCATCTCCCCCAACAAGGAGATGAACGCGGAGCGTTACAAGGACGACGTGACCCGGGACATCGCCAAGGCGCTGCTCGCCGCGGGTGACGACTTCCGCTTCGACATGTCCGACCAGGCCCCGGCCGCCTTCGGTGGCACCCAGGGCGCGGGCGAGTGGAAGGCGCTGCAGGACTTCCTGAAGACCCCCTCGGACGTCGAAGGCGCGCAGCAGGCTCTCGAGGCGGCTGCCGCCAAGGCGTACAAGAGCTGA